One window of Acanthochromis polyacanthus isolate Apoly-LR-REF ecotype Palm Island chromosome 19, KAUST_Apoly_ChrSc, whole genome shotgun sequence genomic DNA carries:
- the LOC110949572 gene encoding ras-related protein Rab-5C-like, with protein sequence MAGRGGGANRPNGAAAANKICQFKLVLLGESAVGKSSLVLRFVKGQFHEFQESTIGAAFLTQTVCLDDTTVKFEIWDTAGQERYHSLAPMYYRGAQAAIVVYDITNTDTFARAKNWVKELQRQASPNIVIALAGNKADIANKRAVDLQEAQTYADDNSLLFMETSAKTAMNVNEIFMAIAKKLPKNDPQGGPGQGGRTRTGVDLQEATPQGRSSQCCGGGN encoded by the exons ATGGCTGGGCGTGGTGGAGGAGCAAACAGGCCTAATGGTGCCGCGGCAGCAAATAAAATCTGCCAGTTCAAACTGGTGCTGCTGGGGGAGTCGGCAGTGGGCAAGTCCAGCTTAGTGCTGCGATTTGTCAAAGGCCAGTTTCATGAATTTCAGGAGAGTACCATTGGAG CTGCCTTCCTCACTCAGACTGTCTGCCTGGACGACACCACTGTGAAGTTTGAGATCTGGGACACAGCAGGTCAGGAGCGCTACCACAGCCTGGCCCCGATGTACTACAGAGGTGCTCAGGCTGCCATCGTGGTCTACGACATCACCAACACA GACACTTTTGCACGCGCAAAAAACTGGGTGAAGGAGCTTCAAAGACAAGCCAGTCCCAACATAGTGATCGCTCTGGCTGGGAACAAGGCGGACATCGCAAACAAGAGAGCTGTAGATCTTCAG GAGGCACAAACGTACGCTGATGACAACAGTCTACTTTTTATGGAGACCTCAGCCAAGACTGCCATGAATGTCAATGAAATTTTCATGGCTATTG CAAAGAAGCTGCCTAAGAACGATCCTCAGGGTGGACCTGGACAAGGAGGACGGACGAGGACAGGAGTGGATCTACAAGAAGCCACCCCTCAGGGCCGCAGCAGCCAGTGTTGCGGCGGCGGCAATTAG